The sequence CTCGACATCCTCGCTCGTCTTGACGCTGTTGTCCAGGACATCGAACAGGAAAGCCAGCCCCACGCCCCCGGCCAGCCCCAGGAGGAGGGCCAGGACGAGGTTGCGCTTCTTGTTCGGGCTCGACGGCCGCACCGGCACCCGGGCCCGGTCCACGACCCGGATGTTCGACGTCCTCAGGCCCTTGAGCCGGGCCTCGACGCCGGTCTCGCTCTCCCGCCGCAGCAGCGAGTCGAGGAGCGTCTTCTTGTTCTGGATCTCGACCTTGAGGCCGTTGTAGAGGACGGCGCTCGAGTTCATTTTGAAGGCCTCGCCCTTCTGCTCGTTGAATTCCGACTCGAGCGACCGCTCCCGGCTGAGGGCCGTCTGGTATTCCGAGTAGGCGCCCTTGACCAGGTTCTGGGTCTCGCCCTCGAGCGATTTGCGGGACGCCTCGGTCTCGACCTTCATCCGCTGCAGCTCGGGGTAATCCGGCTGGAAGCGCTCCTCCATCTTCTGGGTCTCGCGCTTGAGCCGGACGTAGTCCTCGCGCAGCTTCTGGATGAGGGGATTGGTGAAGGCCTCGGGCACGTAGTCCGGGCTTACGTTCTTCAGCCCGTTCCAGGTGGCCTCCTTCTGCGACCGCTCGATCTGGGCCTCGGTCAGGGCCTTGTTGAGCTGGCTCAGCCGGTCGATGACGGTCGTCTCGCTGTCGCTGAGGGCGACGATGTTGGCCTGGGCCTCGTAGCCCTGGAGCTCCTTCGACTTCCGCTCGATCTCGCCCTGGAGCCCCTTGATCTGCTCGGTCAGGAAGGTCGTCGCCTGCTCGGTCGCGGCGTACTTCATGTTGATGTTGAGATCGATGAAGGCCGCGGCCAGCTCGTTGACGCAGTCGGCCGCCAGCTTGGGGTCGCGGGCCTCGAACGAGACGTCGACGAGCCGCGTCAGCCGCACCGGCTTGACCGTCAGGCGCGACAGGAAGGTGTCGATGAGCCCCTCGCGGAAGACATGATCGGACGGGTCGGCGGGCTTCTTCCGGGTCTCGGGCTTGCCGATGAACTCGGGGTCCTGGTAGAGCTTGAGCCGCTCGATGACCGTGTCGGCCAGCCCCCGCCCGCTCAGGAGCCGGTACTGCGTCTGGTAGAAATCGTCGCGCATCGACTCGATCTGGAGCACCTGCTCGAACGAGAGGATGTTCGGTTCCTTCTCGACAAGGAGCTGGGACTTGGCCGTGTAAACGGGCTTCTGGATGAACGTCCAGAAGGCGCCCAGGATGAACACGGCCAGGGTGACCGCGAGGACGGTCCCCTTGCGCCGCATGAGGCGGTCCCAGTAGTCGCGGAGGTTGATCTCCTGCGGCTCCGAGACCTCGTAGTCGGCCAGCTGGATCTCATTCCCATTCTTCATGTCAGGCTTCTTCCTACCAAAAGCTCTCCGGCACGAACACGACATCCCCTTCCTGGAGCCTGACGTCCTTCTTCCGGCCCCTGAGGATATCGGCCAAGTTGACCTTGATCTTCTGCTCCTTGCCGGCGCTGTCTGTCCGGGTGATGGTGACGGATCCCTTCTTCGCCCCCTCGGCCAGCCCGCCCGCGTCGGCGATGGCCTGGAGGAGCGTGACGCCCTCGGACAGCTTGGCCGTGACCGCCCCGGGCCTGGTCACCCGGCCCATGACGAAGACCTTCATCTCCCGGTCGACCGGCACGTTGATGACGTCGTTCGGCTCGATGGGCAGGTTGAGGGCCTGGTTGCCGTTGACCAGCAGGTCCTTGAGGTCGATGGCGATGGTCTTCGTCTGGCCGTCCGGGCCCTCCCGCAGGATGAGGACCCCGTTGCCGGCCGACTCGCTGAACCCGCCGGCCATGGAGATCATCTGGAGGAGGTTCTTGCGGCCGACAAGCTCGTAGCTGCCGGCCTTGACCACCGCCCCGATCACGGCCACCTGCTGGTTCTTGTATTCCTTTATGAAGATCGTCACCTGCGGGTTCTTGACGTACTTGGCGCTGAGCAGGCCGGTCAGCTTCTGGACGACCCCTTCCTGGGTCAAACCCTCGACGACGACGCGGCCGAGGAGCGGCAGGGTCAGCGAGCCGTCCTCCGAGACGCGGACGGTCTGGCTGAGCTGGTCGACCTCGAAGACCTTGACCTCGAGCAGGTCGCCCGGCCCGATGCGGTAGGCCCGGGCCAGGGTGTCTTTCGCGTCCTGCAAGGCCGCCTGGGCCTGGGCTGAGGGTTGGGCCTGCGCCTGCTGCGGCCGGGGCGGAACTTGGGTCCATCCGGGCGCCGCGGCGAGCGCGACGGCCAGGACGATCGCGGCACTCTTCATCTGCATCCTCTCCCATCCCGGGGACGCGAGCAGGAGGGGGACGCGCGCCGACCCTCCCGGATCGGCAACTTTCTCGCGATCCCGCCCCCGGACTCCCGGATCCCGTCTATCCAAGGCTAGAAATCGTAGGCTAAGTTTACCCCAAAGAACGTCCGCTTGTCATCCTCGGCGGCGATATTCGAGTCGCGCGTCCACCAGCTGGCGACGAACCCGAGCGCGGCGCTCTTGACGATCCGGACGTAGACGCCGGCCGAGTG is a genomic window of Acidobacteriota bacterium containing:
- a CDS encoding polysaccharide biosynthesis tyrosine autokinase, whose product is MKNGNEIQLADYEVSEPQEINLRDYWDRLMRRKGTVLAVTLAVFILGAFWTFIQKPVYTAKSQLLVEKEPNILSFEQVLQIESMRDDFYQTQYRLLSGRGLADTVIERLKLYQDPEFIGKPETRKKPADPSDHVFREGLIDTFLSRLTVKPVRLTRLVDVSFEARDPKLAADCVNELAAAFIDLNINMKYAATEQATTFLTEQIKGLQGEIERKSKELQGYEAQANIVALSDSETTVIDRLSQLNKALTEAQIERSQKEATWNGLKNVSPDYVPEAFTNPLIQKLREDYVRLKRETQKMEERFQPDYPELQRMKVETEASRKSLEGETQNLVKGAYSEYQTALSRERSLESEFNEQKGEAFKMNSSAVLYNGLKVEIQNKKTLLDSLLRRESETGVEARLKGLRTSNIRVVDRARVPVRPSSPNKKRNLVLALLLGLAGGVGLAFLFDVLDNSVKTSEDVERYAGLPTLGVVPKFSLEGTNKAYNYGRRLKSGKEPAKLAAAAGAAGEGAGEAPAAPFVAEVEKAQHPGAIELVPQYFPHSRLAESYRSIRTALLLSSADHPVKTVAVTSALPGEGKTVTASNLAVTLAQSGKTVVIVDADLRRPRQHRVFRVKNTFGLTTYLTDSVAIKDVIKSTEIPNLFLVNAGPIPPNPAELLGSEKMTRFIRMMAEECDYLLFDLPPMLEISDALVLGAKVDGMVLVVQGDKTSREALRKAREKLDLLKVRTLGVVINNVNMPHRGYYYYKDYYGGYHKS
- a CDS encoding polysaccharide biosynthesis/export family protein, which translates into the protein MQMKSAAIVLAVALAAAPGWTQVPPRPQQAQAQPSAQAQAALQDAKDTLARAYRIGPGDLLEVKVFEVDQLSQTVRVSEDGSLTLPLLGRVVVEGLTQEGVVQKLTGLLSAKYVKNPQVTIFIKEYKNQQVAVIGAVVKAGSYELVGRKNLLQMISMAGGFSESAGNGVLILREGPDGQTKTIAIDLKDLLVNGNQALNLPIEPNDVINVPVDREMKVFVMGRVTRPGAVTAKLSEGVTLLQAIADAGGLAEGAKKGSVTITRTDSAGKEQKIKVNLADILRGRKKDVRLQEGDVVFVPESFW